The genome window GAAGAAAAAGCTATAACGAGTCAGATTATCTACACCAAACTAGAGGATATCGAAATTGTTCCAAAAACTGTTGAAATCAGCGTAGCTCTTCATGGCTCAAAAGATGATTGGCTGCAATGTAAAGTATTGAAAATTGCCGATGAAGAAGAGGTTGATGTTGCAATTTTACAGCTTAATAGTGAAAACCTTCCAGATTCTGTATCCAATATTGTTGATTTGGATAATGCTGTACAGGATGATTCAAGTATAAAACCAGGAACCAATGCAATTTTGATCGGATATCCGATGGGAATGCAGTTAGCTAATACCCGAAAAGGGATAAAAGTGCAGGTTTATGAAGGCCAGATCAACAAAGAATCTGATGGTGTTAGCGTGCAGTATAATGTGACTTCAACCCATGGAGCCAGTGGTTCGCCGGTTTTTAATGAATGCGGACAGCTTATTGCTGTGAATTATGCTGGCTATGATCAAGCGCAAGGATATAATTTTGGAATTGTTGCAAAACACGCCATGTCTTTAATGGAATAATTTGTAGCTTTTACATCAAAAAAGCCTATTTTTGTTATAAATCAACGTTCAATCACAATGTTTAAAAAGTTTTTTTCAAAAATAGAACTTCTGCTGGCTTTAGCACAATCGGCTTTAACTCCAAAACAATTTATCTTTTTATCAAGCGTTTTAGTTGGAATATCTTCTGCAATTGCTGTAATTATTTTAAAAACATTTGCTCACTGGGTTTTTAGATTTGCTACTTACATAACTGTCCATGCTGCTATTTTTAAAATTGGACTTATCAAGATAATGCTGCCGGTAATTGGTATTATGCTTACGGTCTTTGTAGTTAAACGTTTTTTGGGAGGAACGATTGAAAAAGGAACTTCACAAATCTTATACGCTGTTGCTAAAAAAGCAAGTATTATTCCGAAAAAACAAATGTACGCCCAAATCATGACCAGCTCCCTAACTGTTGGTATGGGTGGTTCTGCTGGTCTTGAAAGCCCTATTGTAGTTACCGGTGCTGCATTTGGATCTAATTATGCACAACGGTATAAATTACATTATAAAGATCGGACACTCCTAATTGGCTGTGGGGTCGCTGCTGGTATAGCAGCCGCTTTTAATGCTCCAATTGCTGGAGTTTTGTTTGCCGTTGAAGTGCTGCTTGTTGATGTCAGCGTTTCTGCATTTACGCCAATAATGATCGCTGCCGCTACTGGAGCATTGGTTTCTGCAATTGCCTTAGATGAGACTATTTTGCTGAATTTTCCAAGCAGAGAAACGTTTAATTACCATAATATTCCATATTATGTATTACTGGGAGTATCTACAGGATTTGTATCTGTTTTTTACGCCAGAAATTTTCAAAAAACGGAACATTTTTTTGGACATATTAGATTTCCTCTATATACAAAAGCTCTTATTGGAGCTTCCATTTTAGCACTTATGATATTTGTTTTTCCAACACTATTTGGAGAAGGTTATGAAAGCATTCGCAGTTTAGCCGGCAGTGATCCGGGCGAATTATTAGAGAATACTCTTTTTAGTGAATTTAGAAACAATAATTGGGCTTTATTGGCTTTTATTGGATGTTCATTACTGTTAAAAGCTTTTGCAACAGGAATTACCTTAGGAAGTGGCGGTAATGGAGGAAATTTTGCTCCTTCCCTTTTTCTGGGTTCATATGTTGGATTTTTCTTTTCA of Flavobacterium marginilacus contains these proteins:
- a CDS encoding chloride channel protein, with amino-acid sequence MFKKFFSKIELLLALAQSALTPKQFIFLSSVLVGISSAIAVIILKTFAHWVFRFATYITVHAAIFKIGLIKIMLPVIGIMLTVFVVKRFLGGTIEKGTSQILYAVAKKASIIPKKQMYAQIMTSSLTVGMGGSAGLESPIVVTGAAFGSNYAQRYKLHYKDRTLLIGCGVAAGIAAAFNAPIAGVLFAVEVLLVDVSVSAFTPIMIAAATGALVSAIALDETILLNFPSRETFNYHNIPYYVLLGVSTGFVSVFYARNFQKTEHFFGHIRFPLYTKALIGASILALMIFVFPTLFGEGYESIRSLAGSDPGELLENTLFSEFRNNNWALLAFIGCSLLLKAFATGITLGSGGNGGNFAPSLFLGSYVGFFFSKLLNLTSLTNLPIGNFTMVGMAGILSGLFHAPLTAIFLIAEITGGYGLMIPLMIVASISFAISKRFEKHSLDVKNLAKKGHAFTSNKDSNVLSTLNTASIIQTDYLTVKPEDTLEKLVDLISHSNQVIFPVVSNEKRLLGIVHFNDIREIIFNPYRVKYTLIKEIMVQPVTIVHPSQSMEIVMDKFESSKKAFLPVISDDKYYGFISKSVALEVYRSKLKSMTIE